Proteins found in one Ascaphus truei isolate aAscTru1 unplaced genomic scaffold, aAscTru1.hap1 HAP1_SCAFFOLD_471, whole genome shotgun sequence genomic segment:
- the LOC142484930 gene encoding uncharacterized protein LOC142484930 translates to MGNISNRFPYIIFCVSTPNQRKLSGDGIIQQSTDVSTTSANNLATTSANNLATTSANNLATTSANNLATTSANNLATSSVSNLTTTSVSNLTTTSVSGLTTTSASNLTTTTVSNLTTISESNLTTTSANNLTTTTVSNLTTTTVSNLTTISESNLTTTSANNLTTTTVSNLTTISESNLTTISANNLTTTSVSNLTTTSVSGLTTTSASNLTTTTVSNLTTISESNLTTTSANNLTTTTVSNLTTTTVSNLTTISESNLTTTSANNLTTTTVSNLTTISESNLTTISANNLTTTSVSNLTTTSVSNLTTTSANNLTTISANNLTTTSVSNLTTTCASNLATTSASNLTTTYANNLTTISESNLTTTSANNLTTTSASNLTTTSVSNLTTTSASNLATTSASNLATTSASNLATTSAFTYSIASQRQSSRTPNMSGFKDIPASAHWFSQN, encoded by the coding sequence CGGTTTCCTTACATTATATTTTGTGTTTCAACTCCAAACCAACGTAAGTTAAGTGGAGATGGTATAATTCAACAATCAACAGATGTATCAACGACCTCTGCGAACAACCTCGCAACGACCTCTGCAAACAACCTCGCAACGACCTCTGCAAACAACCTCGCAACGACCTCTGCAAACAACCTCGCAACGACCTCTGCAAACAACCTCGCAACGTCCTCTGTGAGCAACCTCACAACGACCTCTGTGAGCAACCTCACAACGACCTCTGTGAGCGGCCTCACAACGACCTCCGCGAGCAACCTCACAACGACCACTGTGAGCAACCTCACAACGATCTCCGAGAGCAACCTCACAACGACCTCTGCGAACAACCTCACAACGACCACTGTGAGCAACCTCACAACGACCACTGTGAGCAACCTCACAACGATCTCCGAGAGCAACCTCACAACGACCTCTGCGAACAACCTCACAACGACCACTGTGAGCAACCTCACAACGATCTCCGAGAGCAACCTCACAACGATCTCTGCGAACAACCTCACAACGACCTCTGTGAGCAACCTCACAACGACCTCTGTGAGCGGCCTCACAACGACCTCCGCGAGCAACCTCACAACGACCACTGTGAGCAACCTCACAACGATCTCCGAGAGCAACCTCACAACGACCTCTGCGAACAACCTCACAACGACCACTGTGAGCAACCTCACAACGACCACTGTGAGCAACCTCACAACGATCTCCGAGAGCAACCTCACAACGACCTCTGCGAACAACCTCACAACGACCACTGTGAGCAACCTCACAACGATCTCCGAGAGCAACCTCACAACGATCTCTGCGAACAACCTCACAACGACCTCTGTGAGCAACCTCACAACGACCTCTGTGAGCAACCTCACAACGACCTCTGCGAACAACCTCACAACGATCTCTGCGAACAACCTCACAACGACCTCTGTGAGCAACCTCACAACGACCTGTGCGAGCAACCTCGCAACGACCTCTGCCAGCAACCTCACAACGACCTATGCTAACAACCTCACAACGATCTCCGAGAGCAACCTCACAACGACCTCTGCGAACAACCTCACAACGACCTCTGCGAGCAACCTCACAACGACCTCTGTGAGCAACCTCACAACGACCTCTGCGAGCAACCTCGCAACGACCTCTGCCAGCAACCTCGCAACGACCTCTGCCAGCAACCTCGCAACGACCTCGGCATTTACATACAGCATTGCttcccaacgccagtcctcaagaacccccaacatgtcagggtttaaggatatccctgcttcagcacactggTTCAGTCaaaactga